The DNA region agTGTTCCGCCGTAttatatttttatcgaaatctgataaggactcccatttggtggtccgattttgatttgttgccggctgtgatagaacaccggaatttatgtattcggaaataattctcctgaCATTTCgcctccaatgccaagtctctcagcaactcggagttctacgtcctttaaacacattcctgcattttgaataatctcaattttataagtattcaaaatcatttctaTTATCttggcactgaagtgtcgtttcagacgtctcttttttggaggacttaagtcaacacgcgattcctcagcagtatcagtacttgacattattttaaatgcttgtaacttgaataacttgctacaactataaaccaatatACGAAagaaaagcaatgaatgacctctgcagttctgcacaacaattcgcatacaatcaatgaatcaaacgtaatgcggttctgcattactcccacctgcaaacatggcgttcctgaagctttgaccaataagaggagtatctcaaataagatcacgcgtttgtcagtttgtttacgctggcctctcggatttggatagactatagtagTATTAATACTGATAGTTTCATTTCCCAATGAGCTATTTTGCTCATTAATCAAAAATCATTtatcaataatttcgatttctttTGAACACGCAATCCAAGCATTCGTTTTCATATTATACAGGGTTGGTACTAATAGTcaaagatcccagagcgaccagatataacttattttcacacagatgaaactttaggaactcagtagagtttcatgtgctttgaatacctgcgaacttgtggagcttgcctagtgacacctagGCAGATAtcaggtggcaaaggtaactaaaaataagtgttacttaacctattttcacatggctgatttttataaatgttttaaagaatatttttttacagttatattataagtgacagacactttccatgggcaTAAACTCTTGCTAGACGTTTTGGAGCTGCACATAAACTAAATGACCACTACTTATTTTCTCTCGATCCTATGATACAGGCATCCTTAACtcctattttccaaaaaaaaaatttggaataaCCAAAATTTCGATTACCGGAAATCACTTTGGTCCACATTATTTCGGATGATCTAATCGAGACTGTATTGTAGTGCAATCGATTGCTGCAAAACCGGGCATCATCTTcgaaaatataaaagaattattctttTAATAAGAGGCATGGCTGTCCCTTAACTATTTGAATTCGAAAGAAAATACTACCCCATTGCATCTGAATTAACAAGGGACTATGAATGCAGTCAGTTAGTTTATTGTGTATAAGTTTATGCTGTGTATGtgcaagagttgatactcttaggTACGTGTACTTGTATGTGCCATGTGCGAGCAATGTATAGTGTACactaaggcctgccgcagacatgcaatttttagttttgcaactgtttagttgcagaagtgagtacaatgcatttatatggggccgcgcagacatgcaactgaaaagttgcagcgattgcctaTGTGTGCgtcctcgaaccgcttgcaatcaaactgttgcgcaactgaatagttgcatgtctgcggcaggcctaaagAGACTCCAAACAGATTGTGAACGAGTTACCACATCAGTCTCACTCACTCTGAAACGCATGCATAGTGCTCCcggctaaataattttcatgtttaggggatgtttggtcactactattcgtctgaatgatgaaatataacttttttatagttacttcaatgacatatttcaatatcagacatgtgaaaataaataaagttcatttattttttgtgcaacTTCAAagtgtctggcaagagttttggcccatggaatgtgtctgtcacttataatataacttcagaataatattttttgaaacatcagccatgtgaaaataagttaagtaacacttatttttagtcacGTTtaccacctggtatctgcccaggtgtcactaggcaagctccacaagttcgcaggtattcaaagcacatgagactctactgagatcctaaagtttcatctgtgtggaAATAaattatgtctggtcgctctgggatcttactctatgAGTTTGGAAtagaattaatatttcttcaaccactACCTCAAAATGCTCACGGAAAAGCACCCTTATAGTACTTTCTTTAGGGGCATTTGAAGGAGAAGGTACGAAGGCCTaaaagggccacataatatttcaaaaatatttttccttaaattccgactttgaagtcggagtAAAATATCTCAATATATACTCAAGGAGACTAAGCACAAAAGCTAAACCATAAAAAGAACATTTCTTCAAACCGATAAATTGGCAACAAATTATGAATTAATATcatgttttttcttcttctatCATTAAATAATTTGTGTGCATCCCACATGTTGTTTCAGCCAGTTTTACTAACGATGCTCCGTTCTCCACtttctgagcaatttttcatttggaCTCATAACAATGGTCTATTCTTACATACTGAATCTGATTAGACAATACATATATTCCGTATTTGATTTCAtcatatcaataaatttttaatgGTGAGCTAATatttcctatttgaactatatAGGATGACTGAGTATTTTCCATTCAACTACTGAACTTCTTTCAAGATATGTCAGTGAGCTATATATATAGAGACCAAAAATACTTCATATATTAGTTTAGGTTATATATATATGCATATTTGGGGGCAATATTGAACATAGACCTGCTGATTTTTTTATAGAACATTTATGATAAAATACAGTTGTAGAAAATTAATGATAATCTAGGATTGGGATGGTTATTTTGGTTTATATTCATATCAGTCAGTGGTATCTGTCTACACTAATCTGATTAATGATAAACTTCCGTGTCGtcagaaattttcatttacTAAGTCTTTCTAGAGAGTACATATTATGCATCTCAATGGGAACTGATAATATCACGAGATAATTCAACAAGGAGAAGCATGTATTGATGGAAGAttattttgtaaacaacctAGCCTTTGGGAATTATTGAATATTAAAGTGATACATTGATTTTTCAACACATCACTCAAAAGTCCGAAAGTactattttgaaatttaaaaatcaCTGAATGTATCGAGAAAAACTGATTTGCTTTCACTAGTACTTGATCATCAGGGGAACTTTTGTTTAGGTATAATATCTGCTTATTTATTTCCTGCTTTGAAAATTCATCTTTACCGTCTGTCTTTCCTATAAATGATGTTTATGTTTAAGTTTGTTTCGTTTCCACTAGTACGTTTCTGGCGAATAATCCTATAGcacgtttttttttcatttagccAATATGCCTTGAGAATTGGAAATCAAAAACTTTTCATATCTCACTATATTGATGTTGGTGCACTTCAAACTTGTTCTCGTGCACGCTACCTgatattatttcaataaattggATTTCTGAGAATTGTATTAGCCCCTACTTTTTTACTGATATATTATTCTAGTGAACAATTTATAGTTCGCTCTCGAATCCAATTGTTGGAGAAATCGCTAGCCCAACGCTCAACTATCAAAATCCTCATTTCAAATAACGCAATCTGGCAATGCTGATTGAGTTCACAATGAAAGTTCAACAAcacgatattttttttttattttcttatcGAGTTAAATCCACTTCATTTATGTTTTGTTTGGAAAAGCGATAAATTTGAACTTGATTCCGGAGTACAAATAAGAGATTGGAACATTCCTTTTTCATCTCTTTTTTATAGAATATTATAGATCATAGATCTATCAAGAAATTTCGTTATAGTGAAATGTAAGCATTTAATCACATCAAGTTTTATTAGAGGATTTTCAATTATCAATGATTCAATAGAACATAAAAGGTCCTTTTTAAATAACACTTGAATGCTTTCATTTCACTATTAGGACTTTTTGTATATTTGAGAGATCTATATAATATAATTGGAACGCGAGAACGGTACGCAAGTTCCTGGAAAATGCGGAAAAACATGCAAAGAACAGGACGTGCGGGGAGATCAGGGACCCCACGGACACCGAGAAGACGAGGAGGAGACAGGACCTGATCGACATCAGTAAACCGAGAAGCATCCCGGACCCGACCACAACCATGAACCGCAAACtcggaaagggctccaacagatcttaatccttttgatatctcggATAAGTGGATTTTCCTCTGGAGTCTTGTGTGAAAGCCACAAGGCTGACTCCGTTGAACTCAAAATAATATAGTTTATTCTGAAAATCTACAGGATAAACATCTTTCACAGAGGCGTGAGCTTGTACCTACGTGACAATTATTTCAATCGAAATAATTTACAGTATCCTCAATAATGCTAATTGGAAAATTTTCTCAGAGTCATTTATATTATTCTAAACTTGGCTGCTCCATCTAAGTCGGgcactcgttacttgagtctcaattgttgtacaactcgcgcgttgcaagacttctgcattcgaaactttgtggaaccatctgatgtgcattatctgtcttagatgacgttgttgcgtttgttcaagctatttaatatgtcgcctgtagggggtccagctttcgcttccgtaaagaagcgttgggaggacgactgctttgtaaacagctgtcgtGGTCTTCAGAtggaggtcgtgattttgaaacactctgacctttagcttccagaatgcccgtgatgccgaattgatacggtagtgtatttccgtgtctaggttagctctagtattcaagaagcttcccaagtatttgaactgctccacctgttctagagtttcattctccaggctgatatctgtttgaaggctttctgggggacttaccaggattttggttttgtcgatattgagtctaaggcctaaagcttcgtatatattatatgtttataggtgttcagcattatctgtagatcctctgggctgctagcgataagtgcgcagtcgtctgcatattgaatctccgtgataaactttgaacgggttgtTGCTCTGAGgcacttcaggttaaacaggcctccatcaaatctgaatcttattccaacacctcttacaagCATAGTCATGTCAGCTAAGTTGTGATTTCAATATTGGTTCATAAGCATGTCAAAGAATCTTCTTCCTTTCTAGAATATCCAGttctttatttcttttttatggCTATAGAAGTTCTTTTGTACCCGGTTATGGAATGTAGGTGGGGTCCTAGGTACATATAACATCTTTGTTGTATACGTCTTTCGGTTCTGCTGAGAAGCATCTCTAAGGCAAACAATTGATATGTGGGTTCATGATTCTATATTCTATATATCTTGTACAGGTTATCCGATGGAAATAGAAGTGGCCTTTCGTAAATCATCCACAATGTTGGATTTTTTCGGTTCTGCTGAGAAGCATCTCTAAGGCAAACAATTGATATGTGGGTTCATGATTCTATATTCTATATATCTTGTACAGGTTATCCGATGGAAATAGAAGTGGCCTTTCGTAAATCATCCACAAtaccaatttttatttatttgggtCTCATATGCTCCTCGCCAGCCAATTATTCCGTATTTTACTTGGGATTGGCACAAGGCGAGGTGCATCTTTCTCGAGTAttgattgaagaaatattaatttcattcgtgACTTATGCCCAGCCCTTTATAAGTATTGTATATATGTATGTGTTTTTATTTTCTTATATTTTAGAGCAGCTTATTTGATTTCGAATGAAAAGGTGAAAAATTTCACTTTCAATATAATTATTTGCTGCTGAATTCATCgcttatttttcatttcgaaatatcGCTTCACTTACCCAATTCGTTAACTGCATATCTATTTCAGCTAATCTATTAAAGATTTGTTTAGAATTTCAGCGACCCATATTTCAAGGACAAATTTAATCATCAAAATTCTCCTTTTCTGAAATGATAAGGGCTGTCAGCTAACTAATTAATTATGGAATAAGGCGATGAGTACCATTGTAAACTAATGATATGGGGTGTTCATAAATCATTGGAAAATCGATGTTGgcattgaattattctttgctacTTCTGACTCACAGCGTACAGGCCAAATCATAAATAATGGGACATTGGCTAAGGATAGATACAAAACCAGATATCAAATGGAGGTAAACTTTGTAGGGGAACATTTTCTACGGTTCGCTCCAATCAATTTGTACAAACCCCGTGACTACGATGACTGCAACCCCTAAAATCTTCAATGGTAAGGGGTTGACTGACATCTTTTATTAAGGTAATTCGAATCCTTTTTCAAAAGTTCCCTACACTCGGCTTTTTTGTTAGTACTCtggaaaaataacaaaataaaatagaatagTAGGGGAGACCGGGGTTGGTTAAGCCAATTTTAAAGTATAATTATTTGTACATCTCGATAATAAAACTCAAGGCTCTCAAACGCATATTTATTTAGTTTAAACATATATCTGTAAAAAAAGTAGAAACGAACTAATTGAAAGCAATACAAACATGGCTActgagaattaaaaaaaaactttaaatgTCACAACCTGCCCAGACATGGGGCTGGTTGTGACGCTTATGGGGTTGGTTGTGACGCCCCAACATATCGTCATCGGAATTGCAGTGAATGCATACAAAATATGGACTTTTATCCGGGCTTTCTTCATGAGCCCATCTAGAGCAACTGGTGCACTGCAGCCATTTTTCTTTAGGTCGAGAGATGGAAAAAGTTTCGTGGTTCGTGACAAATTAAACAAAAagtttcctcttcatcttcCGAACTGCTATTAGCTTAAATGGTCTTAGCTTTAGCTTTAACTTTACCCTTGCATATATTTCTCTTGACACCGGTTtcctttgttttttcttttgttctttcaaatctttcatcttttgtttttcttctaaTTCCTTCTTATTTGGAGTATCTGTCCATATAGCCTTTTCTTTTAGCTAGACGTTTTCCAGCCTTTGGTGTTGGTCTCAAATCTTCTGGAGAAAAATATGTTGTGATGCCAGAAGGTCCTGGTGAATTTTCAAGTTCTAAGTCTGGAAAGGAAAGGGAATATGTCTTAGATGGTGAATTTTTGGGGGTGCTTGGGGCCTCAATGTGGTTGGTTTTACTATTGGGCTGTGTTTTTGGAATGTCACAACCAACCCCAAAGCACATTTCTGCTTTGTTCTCTTATTTCCAACTTTATTTTAATGAATGGccaaataattttatatatgtGAGAAAGAGCATACCTGAATTAGTATTTTAACGCCACAATACTCGTTTCAGCTGTTACATTAGTCACTTCACACAACAATATTTGACGTCACTTTTATTTCCTAAGGCACCTCGAAAATACATAAATCATCCAAACAGTCCAAACACACGCGGTACGTTAGCGATCAAAGCCACCGTCAGGCGCAATACGTAataccctaatagcacaaagtagtcctatggacatccataggacgtcctcttcggacattacggacatccatgggacgtccatttctggtacaatggacgttctatggacatccgagggacgtacaaatgtcacaactttgaacagaattcggacgtccatcgcggacgtccaatggatatcccgttgggaccatcattagcaatctcaacggtacaaaaatttaccacgacgttggctatcctatctattagaattttattgtcctagaacccaatgtctcacactcagacgcagatattattttttctgtgttgttctcatttTAATCCATACTTActaaagtttttacacttggcccggattcgaactcgcgagtacgtggggacacCGCATTACAGAGTCTTCggtgcaaccgtcctagctaccgagaccATACAATATATTTaattgtaggaacatattcattatattgttaactgatttatggaatagtattcgattaatacagaaatgccatataataaaaactgaagtcttgaaactcaaatatagattattttataatagtaattactcaagtattaagtcttcgttcatcataacgttatacataaaataatattcataagatattcatatactacaaagcggaaaaatggagtttagtgaaaaataatattaaattttggtgttcattgatatacatgtatgtattatttggtccatatatGGACCAatgtatggacattcaaaagatgtccctaccggatatccactaggtgtccgtgatggacgttatacggaccatgtaacatatacatgttatttggtccatattacgtcccttacggactcctagtgaatatccagtatggacattcaaaagatgtccctaccggatatccactaggtgtccgtgatggacgttatacggaccatgtaacatatacatgttatttggtccatattacgtcccttacggactcctagtgaatatccggtatggacattcaaaagatgtccctaccggatatccactaggtgtccgtgatggacgttatacggaccatgtaacatatacatgttatttggtccatattacgtcccttacggactcctagtgaatatccggtatggacattcaaaagatgtccctaccggatatccactaggtgtccgtgatggacgttatacggaccatgtaacatatacatgttatttggtccatattacgtcccttacgactcctagtgaatatccggtatggacattcaaaagatgtccctaccggatatccaataggtgtccgtcatggacgttatacggaccatgtaatatatatgtataagttatatggtccgtactatgttcatctcggacaactaatggatatccagtaaggacatatatTTGACATTGCATGTATTAAGTCGGTAAGGGACCATTTTGGGACTACATGATACGGACATGTGTCATatggtccgtattatgtccatcacgggcatccaatggatatccgatacggacattgtacataaattggactaacaatggatatccatcttggacgtcctaaaactgtccggaaacggacgtccaaaggacatacagaTCAAGTCCATGGAcattccgacgttaaatggacatgattTGGACGTCCcaaggacgttgtgtgctattagggtagCTATAGCTGGCTCTATTGGAATAATCGCGACGCGACTGATATCTATTAATTGAGCGCAAAAGCCTCTGTCACAACCAGCCCCCGTCACAACCAACCCCGGTCTCCCCTAGTTACGCTAGCAAGAGTTGCCATGAAACATCGAAATaatggaatgaattttttaCTATTAAATTTCGAAATAGTTACGTTCGTTTTGGAAAACTTCAACTTGAGTTTGTCGCCATGCTAAGCATATTCTTAGTATCTATCAACTCTTCTATATCTCGGAGATGTGTTTTACACACAAAAAATTTAGTTGTACCATAATTCTTATTAATTTCTGTTATCAAGTTCAAAAACTTCAGTCAAAGAAATCAATATAATTCTGAAAATTGAAGCCAAAATTGTAaaggaataaaaacattttttttcaaaaattttatttactaTATGCACATTTTGTTAGTTACAAATAATAATATAGtacaatatataatatatacaggTACGTGTCCAGTTCATGGCGTTAGATTTCAACACACAAAAAAATCCTCGATAATATCCAATTCACAAAACCATTCTAGATGAACTCCTTTTATAAAAGTTATTAGGATGCGAAgaaagaaaaatcagaaatcaacCACTATATGAGCAGGTCGGAATGTTTCTTCGAATAATGGATCTTGTGGAGATTTTTCACTTCATTAAACTCGATATCTCAATGAGACAGTCTTCTCCTCATCCGTTATGATTGTCCCAATAATCTATACAATAATAGACTGCAATGTTTTCAACCAATGGTATTTATAAGCCAAGGACTAACTCGGCTTAGGATTTCTTGTTGTCAAGCATACGTCCAATATTTGAAGGGAATATGACGGTAATGCCTTCGGATAATATTCCAAGCATCCATTGATATCGACCGATATCTCCGTTTGTTCACTATTTCtgaaacataaaataaaataaaagaaccttCAAGCAAAAACACAACGAATcataattttcgattttttataTTGGATGGAAATCCATCTTCAGaaaagtctttgactcgtacaaatatttcaatcaaaataaacacttttttcctttaccattttttccgaatcgtctcggtttgaaagatacaggcttttgaaaaaccatacaaaaatgttatttttatttctagttCTCACTAACGGTTTAATCGAAGGAAATGAATTCCGGAATATAGTTTACTTGATGAATATTTTACAAACACAAGAtgtcacctacgtcttccagttttctcattctgaccattacgtaccataaaaataccaaaagttcaaagaaacccaatcttgaaactaagttgggcgaTTTCTAAAGAATAAtggaacgttttgtaaaataaaagtattcttcatattttctcgttttatgcgccgttttcgagtaaattgatgttgaaaaatacaaaagtatttgcgaaatttgaaaaactgggtacttaggctgaatacaactgattattctgaaggtaaatttgtttttccatatGTGGCATaatcataataaaaattttaaatggctttatctttttaccAGGGcccattcggaaaaaatggtatgggaacaaagtgtttcttttgacgtcaGGAATCTGCCgtcatatttgtacgagtcaaaaactcaccctgtaacTCGTACGAaaattttagcagtagattcttgaggtcaaaaaaaataacttttttctgataccattttttccgaatcggctaggttcaaaagatacaggctgttgaaaatccgtaaaaaatgttattttaggtTCTATCTcaaaaaaggttttatcgaatgaaatgaatttcggaatgtagtcTTCCTTTTatctgatgaatctttttcgaacattagatatcacccacgtctactcattatgacaattacgtaccataaaaataccaaaaattcaaagaacccaactcttgaaactaagttggacgatatctaatgaatatttgaacgttttgaaaagtaataataatgttcaaaaataaaaagtatctgtgatatacggaaaattgggtacttcgaccGAACTCAACTCTTCTTGAGAGATCCCCAGAAGTGTAGTGTCACACAGATTCATCTAGTTATTCtgatggtaattttttttttcagggtaggcacagctcattattaaaatggctataacttTTTATCAGGTTTGAATCGAAAataatggtataggaaaaaagtttttcttttgacctcaagaatctattgtcgaaatatttgtacgatttaAAGACCCCCCCCGTTTATAGtcgaatttgaattttgaatcaatAAGTTGAACTTAAATTATGAATTGTTTTGTCCTCAGTTcttattcatttgaaaaatcgaaTCAGAGTTTACTATTTCAAATTTCCATGTGAAATGGTGTCAATATTAGCGAATAAATATGGAAGAATTTCAATATTTACTCACTTTCTGGGTTTCGGAATAACGTAAAGATCCTCCGTATGGAAGCCTTTAGGCTCCAAGGAGATGACCTTGATTCCCGTTGGTGCCAACTCCTTCCTCAACGCATCGGTGGCTCCCAGAACAGCGTATCTTGTTGCTGCATAAGACACGAATCCCCCATCCGAACATTCTTCACGTCCAATGGTGACGATTCTACCGGAAGTGTTTCGAGGTAGACCTTGAAAAGCTCTTGACGTCCTCAGAACCCCTACTAAATTGGTTTTGAACATTGCTTCCCAGTGGCTTATATCTTGTTGATCTAAACGACCTCTGTAGATGAGACCCGTTGTGTTGATCACCGCCCAGAGACCTGAAATAATATTGATTTGACATCTAAGAGGGTGGAATAATCATCCCTCATTATAATTTGCATCAGAAGTTTTTGATgcttcaaaatacttcaaatgaaaaaattgatttaagaAGACGAATTCAATAAGTAACGTTCATTCTCTTCACTTCTTTCTTAAAAGATTGACCTTTCCACATAAATTCACAGACGAATGGAATATAAACTAAATTAAACAGTTTGAAAGAATGAAATTTGACAGCCAGCATACTCTTATATTAGGGGTTGATTCGAGAATGTGAATAATATTGAATATTATGCTTTAttccagaacttttttttggtgagtcacttttaatttaaaaaaaatgtaaaaaaagcGTTGTTGTTTTCTCGTATCTGCTACCAATTTTGAgacaaaaattttgaacgattctcaaATCCTCAAAAAAAATCCAATTTGTCATTAAAATTCAGTTAGTAgataagctgtggtgaatgaattaattgttagttttgacacatcaaattGAACTTTTGTGTTTAATATCTTGTTGagcgtaaataataatattctaaatTCACCTCCCTGTATCTGGAAAAATAATCGTTTGCGGTCTTatgtttatgaaatttttttctcaaaatgacTTAAGGAACCTCCTTTTTTCGTTATATTTCAAAATCCTTGGTGGACTAACGAAACAGTTGGGAGCAACAGGCGAATTGAATTTACTTACATATTTCATATGTTCTAAGATATTATGTCAAACTGACTCGAGGGGGACATTTTTTTAAGATCAAAATACCAACCATATcttttcaacccttagtgttacaacCATCACTGATAGAGAAAACCCTCCACTAAAAGTTGCTCAATATAACTTTGGTTTACTTATACAGACTGAGtatttgactcgaacaaataaagattcttgacgtcaaaagaaacacttttttcccattccattttttccgattcggccctgataaaaagatatagccattttaagttttcataatgagctgtgcctagcctggagaaacaaatttaccttcagaataacaagctaaatctatgacactacacatctgtggatattttaaacagagttgtattcagccaaagtacccaatttttc from Coccinella septempunctata chromosome 1, icCocSept1.1, whole genome shotgun sequence includes:
- the LOC123314021 gene encoding D-beta-hydroxybutyrate dehydrogenase, mitochondrial-like, which gives rise to MDEQTAFVLALQILALFSIAGALLLYLICKIQKTESVTLENIPGASKPILVTCADNAIGLQISIHLANRGFRVFSGLKEGAGTGSSEDSVAARVIRSWQKNRESQNGLVRGSIVALPLDVNREDLIQEAADIIRAHLQAGEDGLWAVINTTGLIYRGRLDQQDISHWEAMFKTNLVGVLRTSRAFQGLPRNTSGRIVTIGREECSDGGFVSYAATRYAVLGATDALRKELAPTGIKVISLEPKGFHTEDLYVIPKPRKNSEQTEISVDINGCLEYYPKALPSYSLQILDVCLTTRNPKPS